The Cytobacillus sp. NJ13 sequence GCAGCCGTCCAAATCGTTTTCTTCTCGTTATCTGTTACAACTTTCACCTGTTTAGCCGGTTCATAGACAATTTCTGTATTGTCCTTAACCTCTGTGTTTACCGAGGGAAACACATAATCTTCTGAGCGAAGTGAAATATCTAGATCATCGAATATATCTTGAATCGTTGATGCATGCGTTTTGATGACTTTCTCTTGGCCACCTATCGTCAGTGCTACTGTTTTCTTTGTCGTTTCATATGCAATGAAACCGCAGGCAGCAGCAAAGACTACTAAACTAGCAGAAAAAATGGCCAATTTCTTTTTACTCAAAGACTTGGATAACAGGTTTTTCATGTTTTGAATCACGATGAAAAACGCCTCCTTTTCTCTCGGAGTGATTATATAGAGTATCTTGCCGACTGTCAACTCTTTCAATTTTCCAGCTTCCGAAAGGCTGGCGGAATGCAGGCATCGGGCTAGGATTGCCTGTATCCATAGAACTGCACTCTATCTCTATGTATGAAAGACAGCTCCTCTCTATGCATGCCTTCTTGCAAGTGCCCCGTTTTCGATGATGCTTGCCTTGGATTTATACATTTCCACACTCATGTGAAAAATCCTTCTTTTTTTGATTTAGGGATTTTTACGTCTTTTTGGTAATCCCTTATTTTCTGCCGACCAGGCGTTCAGCAATCGGGAGTGCTTCCGGAAGTTCCTCAAGCCTTTAGACTGCCGGTTCTTTATCTGTTACGCTCCTCAACTAGCAGCAAACGCCCTCCGCTCGATCAGCAGGGGTACTAAAACAGCACCTTTTTCTAGTAAATGGCAAGCTCTCTCGTAAACGTATTTCCTATTATGCAAAAAAACCAGGAGAAAGGAAAGAGAGACTTATCGACATGGTTATCCTATGAGAGGAAGGAGACATGTAGAACTTTTTAGAATCAGAAAAAATTTGGACAAGCTCCCACAGGTTTCGACAAAAAGAGATATCAGTTTATGCCGAATAATTTTTTTGCATTTTCCGTGGTTGCTTGTGCAACTTCTTCTACCGAAAGTCCTTTTATTTCAGCTATCTGCTCTGCAACTAGTTTGACATAGCTAGGTTCATTCCGTTTTCCTCTGAATGGATGAGGGGTAAGATATGGGCAGTCTGTTTCAATCAATAGCTTTTCAAGCGGAATAACATCGGCCACTTCTTTTGGCTTTTTTGCATTCTTGAATGTCACCGGACCGCCAAGGGAAATATAAAAATTCATATCCACACACTCTTTGGCAATTTCAGGACTGCCGCTAAAGCAATGCATGATTCCGCCTACTTCTCCCGCTCCTTCTTCCTTAAGGATTTCGACTATATCGGCTGTGGCATCACGGTTATGGATAACGATTGGAAGCTTGACTTTTTTCGCCAGACGGATTTGCTTTCGGAAGACTTCCTGCTGAATACCCTTTGGAGACTTGTCCCAATAATAATCCAAGCCCATTTCTCCCAGTGCAACCACTTTTGGATGGCCGGAAAGCTCTTCGATCCACTGAAGATCGTCCTCTGTCATATCGATGGCATCAACCGGATGCCATCCCACACTGGCGTAAATGAAATCGTATTTCTCAGTCAGCTCCATCGCTTTTTCAATCGTTGGACGGTCAAAACCAACGACCACGATGTTGGAAATTCCTTCACTAAGTGCCCGGTCAATGACCTCTTGTAAATCTTCGTTATATTGTTCGGCATTAAGGTGTGCGTGTGTGTCGAAAAACATCAAAAAACTCCTTTTTGTTCATATTATTTTTCTATTACTATTATGTCAGGGATGTAACAAAAATAATGTGCTGGCAGAATGGTTGAAATTGAATAAACTCACCAGAAATTACTTTTCAAAAATAATTTTTTTCCCAAAATAAAAAACATAGAAATGCTCACGGTATACGCTTAACACTTCTATGTTTTTTGTTTAACAGGAGAAATAAATAATATTATTTTACCCGTGCACCCAATGGAAGAGATTCAGCGATTGTAGCAAGGGAAAGTTCGCCGTCTTTTCCACCTGCTAAAATCATTCCTTCTGAAAGCTCGCCGCGAAGTTTCACAGGCTTCAAATTTGTGACGCAGATGACTTTTCTGCCGACCAGGTCTTCCGGCTTATAGAATTTGGCAATTCCGGAAACGACCTGGCGCTTTTCATAGCCAAGATCCAGCTGTAATTTTAAGAGCTTATCAGCTTTTTTCACCGGTTCAGCCTCAATGACCTGAGCCACTCTTAAATCGACCTTCATAAAGTCATCGATTGAGATTTCCTCACTATCCGGTTTTTCCTCTGCTTTTGCTTCCGGCTTTGCTTCTTCTTTAGGAGCTGATCCCTGCATTTTGGTTTTAATGAAGTCAACTTCTTCATTAATATCCAGGCGAGGGAAAATTGGTTCTCCCTTTAATACCTTTGTGCCTTCTGGAATCAGGCCAAATGTCTCAAGGCTTTCCCAGGATGTTAATGCTTCTTCGTTTACATTCAGCTGTGTGAAGATTTCTTTTGGCGTACGTGTCAGGAATGGCTGCAGAAGCACCGCGATTCTTCGCAGGGATTCCGCCAGATGAGCCATCACACTCGCCAGCTCTTCCCTTTTCTCTTCCTCTTTGGCAAGAGCCCAAGGCTGCGTTTCATCTATATATTTATTCGTTCTGCTGACAAGCTGCCAGACTGCAGATAGGGCAACAGAGAACTCCATTTTTTCCATAGCTTCCTCATACTTAGAAACCGTCTCACGGTTCATTTGCATCAGCTGCTGGTCAAACTCTCCTTCTGAATCTTTATATGCCGGAATAACACCGTCAAAATATTTATTAACCATCGCAATCGTACGGTTTAAAAGGTTTCCTAAATCGTTGGCAAGATCAAAGTTGATTCTTTCCACAAAACCTTCTGGCGTAAACACTCCGTCTGCGCCGAATGGCACTTCGCGAAGCAGGTAATAGCGCAGTGCATCAAGACCATAACGGTCGATAAGGGTAACAGGATCCACTACATTTCCTTTTGATTTGGACATTTTGCCGTCCTTCATCAAAAGCCAGCCATGTGCAAACACCTTTTTAGGAAGAGGCAGATCTAATGCCATCAGCATGATTGGCCAGTAAATCGTATGGAAGCGCACAATTTCTTTTCCAACCAGGTGAACATCTGCAGGCCAATAGTTCAGATACTTGGAATCATCATCGGTTCCATAGCCAAGCGCAGTGATGTAATTCGACAGTGCATCAATCCATACATACACAACATGCTTTGGATTATTCGGCACTTTTACTCCCCAGTCAAAAGTTGTCCTGGATACCGCCAAATCCTCAAGGCCCGGTTTAATGAAGTTATTGATCATTTCATTCTTGCGGGACTCAGGCTGTATGAAAGATGGATTTTCTTCATAATACTGCAGAAGTCTGTCTGCGTATTTGCTTACCTTAAAGAAATAGGATTCTTCTTTTACTTTATGAACGGGACGTCCGCAGTCAGGGCAGTTTCCGTCTACAAGCTGGCGTTCTGTGTAATAAGACTCACATGGTGTACAGTACCAGCCTTCATATTCGCCTAGGTAGATATCGCCCTGTTCTACAAGCTGAGCGAAGATTTTTTCTACGATCTGCTTATGTCTGTCCTGAGTTGTGCGGATAAAGTCATCATAGGAAATATCGAGTTTCTTCCAGAGATCCTGGATGCCGGCGACAATTTCATCTACGTACTGCTGCGGTGTTACCCCTTTTTCTTCCGCCTTCTCCTGAATCTTCTGTCCATGTTCATCCGTTCCTGTCAGGTACATAACGTCAAAGCCGCGCATGCGCTTGTAGCGCGCCATTGCATCACCGGCAACAGTTGTATAGGCATGCCCTATATGTAAATTTCCGCTAGGATAATAAATTGGAGTGGTTAAATAAAACGTCTTTAATTTGTCCTCCACAAGATTCCCTCCCTCATTTTAAAAGCGCAAGCGCCTTGCCCACCCCCGACAAGCACAAGACGAGCCTCACGGAAAGGCGTTCTTTGCCTTTTTGGGAGGATTGGCTTGTGACCTCGAGGGGGTGGGCGCTGGAGCTAGATAGTTATCGAAGTCTAAAGTTAT is a genomic window containing:
- a CDS encoding TatD family hydrolase codes for the protein MFFDTHAHLNAEQYNEDLQEVIDRALSEGISNIVVVGFDRPTIEKAMELTEKYDFIYASVGWHPVDAIDMTEDDLQWIEELSGHPKVVALGEMGLDYYWDKSPKGIQQEVFRKQIRLAKKVKLPIVIHNRDATADIVEILKEEGAGEVGGIMHCFSGSPEIAKECVDMNFYISLGGPVTFKNAKKPKEVADVIPLEKLLIETDCPYLTPHPFRGKRNEPSYVKLVAEQIAEIKGLSVEEVAQATTENAKKLFGIN
- the metG gene encoding methionine--tRNA ligase — its product is MEDKLKTFYLTTPIYYPSGNLHIGHAYTTVAGDAMARYKRMRGFDVMYLTGTDEHGQKIQEKAEEKGVTPQQYVDEIVAGIQDLWKKLDISYDDFIRTTQDRHKQIVEKIFAQLVEQGDIYLGEYEGWYCTPCESYYTERQLVDGNCPDCGRPVHKVKEESYFFKVSKYADRLLQYYEENPSFIQPESRKNEMINNFIKPGLEDLAVSRTTFDWGVKVPNNPKHVVYVWIDALSNYITALGYGTDDDSKYLNYWPADVHLVGKEIVRFHTIYWPIMLMALDLPLPKKVFAHGWLLMKDGKMSKSKGNVVDPVTLIDRYGLDALRYYLLREVPFGADGVFTPEGFVERINFDLANDLGNLLNRTIAMVNKYFDGVIPAYKDSEGEFDQQLMQMNRETVSKYEEAMEKMEFSVALSAVWQLVSRTNKYIDETQPWALAKEEEKREELASVMAHLAESLRRIAVLLQPFLTRTPKEIFTQLNVNEEALTSWESLETFGLIPEGTKVLKGEPIFPRLDINEEVDFIKTKMQGSAPKEEAKPEAKAEEKPDSEEISIDDFMKVDLRVAQVIEAEPVKKADKLLKLQLDLGYEKRQVVSGIAKFYKPEDLVGRKVICVTNLKPVKLRGELSEGMILAGGKDGELSLATIAESLPLGARVK